Proteins encoded together in one Heliangelus exortis chromosome 13, bHelExo1.hap1, whole genome shotgun sequence window:
- the TRADD gene encoding tumor necrosis factor receptor type 1-associated DEATH domain protein, whose translation MAGSSTPWVGSAYLFLQSTCKTIVLPSLYESSQKKPGVFKALKLALADSTGSVNGVDMLKVHCSHPHLIIQLKFCKQENCRRFLQSYREGKLQESLQNHLQLSLAMTTVPLEMELKAGKEHLDSMLKDEDHCLECIYREKPDRLRDEEITELEEYFKSLIVHQSINNNVAVKDSVSLNSPSLPHPSQGNSHSPQATFTFQGQQFANRMLTADDHQKFAKLVSKKWKQVGRSLQKNCRALRDPVIDNLALEYDREGLYEQAYQMLLRFIQSEGKKATIVRLIVALEENGLISLAEELLGLHSNEDCS comes from the exons ATGGCAGGCAGCTCCACTCCTTGGGTTGGCAGCGCTTATCTCTTTCTCCAGTCCACGTGCAAGACCATTGTTCTGCCTTCTCTCTACGAAAGCTCCCAGAAGAAACCTGGAGTGTTCAAGGCCCTGAAGCTGGCATTAGCAG ACTCCACTGGCAGTGTGAATGGTGTGGACATGCTCAAAGTGCACTGCAGCCACCCACACCTCATCATCCAGCTCAAGTTCTGCAAGCAGGAGAACTGCAGGAGGTTTCTGCAGAGCTACCGGGAAGGAAAGCTCCAGGAATCCCTCCAGAATCACCTCCAGCTCTCCTTAGCCATGACCACAGTGCCTCTTGAGATGGAGCTGAAGGCTGGCAAGGAGCACCTCGACAGCATGCTGAAGGATGAGGATCACTGCCTGGAGTGCATCTACAGAGAGAAG CCTGATCGCCTGCGGGATGAGGAGATCACAGAACTGGAGGAATATTTCAAGAGCCTGATTGTTCACCAGAGCATCAACAACAACGTGGCTGTAAAGGACTCTGTGTCTCTGAACTCCCCATCTCTACCTCATCCTTCTCAGGGCAACTCTCATTCCCCACAAGCCACCTTCACCTTTCAGGGACAGCAGTTTG CCAACAGAATGCTGACAGCAGACGACCACCAGAAGTTTGCCAAGCTGGTCTCCAAGAAGTGGAAGCAAGTGGGTCGCTCTCTGCAGAAGAATTGCCGGGCCCTGCGTGATCCTGTCATTGATAACCTGGCCCTTGAATATGACAGAGAGGGACTCTATGAACAAGCCTATCAGATGCTCCTCAGATTTATCCAGTCTGAAGGGAAGAAGGCCACAATAGTGAGGCTCATCGTGGCCCTGGAAGAAAATGGTCTCATCAGCTTGGCTGAGGAGCTCTTGGGCCTCCATTCCAATGAGGACTGCTCCTAA